From Microcystis aeruginosa NIES-2549, a single genomic window includes:
- a CDS encoding L-threonylcarbamoyladenylate synthase, with protein MPTASLNEIVHAALSGQVVSFPTDTVPALAVSPPYAALVFAAKKRTFDKPLILMAASAADLWDYVKGNQEEREIWQQMTEKYWPGPLTLVLPASEKVPKVLNPKDPSTIGIRVPAHAIAREILGRTGVLATTSANLSGQEPLLTPEAIMTTFPSVTVLAPTERQAWGIINSGQPSTVARWQCQRWDILRQGAVFL; from the coding sequence ATGCCTACTGCTTCTCTTAACGAAATTGTTCACGCGGCCCTAAGTGGTCAAGTGGTTTCTTTTCCCACGGATACAGTTCCCGCTTTAGCGGTTTCTCCCCCCTATGCGGCCTTAGTTTTTGCCGCTAAAAAACGGACTTTTGATAAACCCTTAATTCTCATGGCGGCCTCAGCAGCAGATTTATGGGATTATGTCAAGGGAAATCAGGAAGAAAGGGAAATTTGGCAGCAAATGACCGAAAAATACTGGCCCGGCCCCCTAACTTTGGTTTTACCCGCTTCTGAAAAAGTACCAAAAGTTCTTAACCCTAAAGATCCTAGCACGATTGGTATCCGAGTTCCCGCTCATGCGATCGCAAGAGAAATTCTCGGTCGAACTGGTGTTTTAGCGACCACAAGTGCTAATCTGTCAGGACAAGAGCCTTTATTAACTCCAGAAGCGATTATGACTACTTTTCCCTCGGTGACGGTGTTAGCGCCCACAGAAAGGCAAGCATGGGGAATAATCAATAGTGGACAACCCTCCACCGTCGCGCGTTGGCAATGTCAAAGATGGGATATCTTACGACAAGGGGCAGTTTTTCTGTAA
- a CDS encoding GNAT family N-acetyltransferase, giving the protein MIDCSQIQFDEDKSKIDLLQLRELFNLTAFWAIDRRLEDLETAIDYSDPVVTVWNERQLIGFARATSDGIYRATIWDVIVHPDYQGAGLGRKLVETVLAHPRVNRVERVYLMTTNQENFYRRIGFQSNATTTMVLFNRYPEEFSYPAIEVKKKRSV; this is encoded by the coding sequence ATGATTGATTGTAGTCAGATTCAGTTTGACGAGGATAAAAGCAAGATAGATTTATTGCAACTACGAGAATTATTTAATTTAACCGCATTTTGGGCAATAGATCGCCGTTTAGAAGATTTAGAAACCGCAATTGACTATAGTGATCCAGTGGTGACGGTGTGGAATGAGCGGCAATTAATTGGTTTTGCTCGGGCCACTTCCGACGGCATTTATCGGGCTACTATTTGGGATGTGATCGTTCATCCCGATTATCAGGGAGCGGGTTTAGGGCGTAAATTAGTAGAAACGGTCTTGGCCCATCCCCGGGTGAATCGGGTGGAAAGAGTCTATTTGATGACTACTAATCAAGAAAATTTTTACCGGCGCATTGGTTTCCAAAGCAACGCCACCACGACGATGGTATTATTTAATCGTTATCCCGAGGAGTTTTCCTATCCTGCGATCGAGGTAAAGAAAAAACGATCCGTGTGA
- a CDS encoding sensor histidine kinase gives MSKMGYLTTRGSFSVNMDDIDALKRELQQTRLAYQMAVAINHLKSSFLGQVAHELRSPLSSMISLHQLILADLCESPAEEREFIAQGQLAGRKLMAMLDEMINLSKLESGTIPLDREIFSLTKLWEDWASLTYLQAANRHIKLKFSPLTDDIAIIGDYQRLFSALVLLVDAAIANLTSGSICISVSALGEKKVTITLEFPGKMALWQMPEISPLSLESKPEEVKQFTQALGLSPGLKFQLAKGIIEVSGGEMSLDQIDNNNRDKLTRIVFSLPRSQDRKTPRDND, from the coding sequence ATGTCAAAGATGGGATATCTTACGACAAGGGGCAGTTTTTCTGTAAATATGGACGATATTGACGCTTTAAAACGGGAATTACAGCAAACTCGCCTCGCTTATCAGATGGCCGTGGCAATTAACCACCTCAAAAGCAGTTTTTTGGGACAGGTTGCCCACGAATTGCGATCGCCATTGAGCAGTATGATCAGTCTCCATCAACTGATTCTGGCCGATCTTTGTGAAAGTCCGGCCGAAGAAAGGGAATTTATCGCCCAGGGACAACTGGCGGGCCGTAAACTGATGGCAATGCTCGATGAGATGATTAATCTTTCCAAACTAGAGTCGGGTACTATACCTCTCGATCGAGAAATTTTTTCTTTAACTAAACTTTGGGAAGATTGGGCAAGTTTAACCTATTTACAGGCAGCTAATCGCCATATTAAGCTTAAATTTAGCCCTTTAACCGATGATATTGCTATTATTGGTGATTATCAGCGTTTATTTTCTGCTCTTGTCCTTCTCGTCGATGCAGCGATCGCTAACTTAACGAGCGGCTCTATTTGCATATCGGTAAGCGCCCTTGGCGAGAAAAAAGTCACTATTACCCTAGAATTTCCCGGGAAAATGGCTCTCTGGCAAATGCCAGAAATTTCTCCTTTGAGTTTAGAATCAAAGCCGGAAGAAGTAAAACAATTTACTCAGGCTCTCGGTCTTTCTCCCGGTCTTAAATTCCAGTTAGCGAAAGGCATTATCGAAGTATCGGGGGGTGAAATGAGCTTAGATCAAATCGATAACAATAATCGGGACAAGCTCACACGGATCGTTTTTTCTTTACCTCGATCGCAGGATAGGAAAACTCCTCGGGATAACGATTAA
- the pstS gene encoding phosphate ABC transporter substrate-binding protein PstS, whose translation MPNKNRTHLLTALSLATLTATLTACGGGDTAGTSGEGSNRIAQVPLQGEVALNGAGASFPAPLYQNWFVTINQLFSKLLINYQSTGSGAGVEQFIQGTIDFGASDVAMSDEDMARVSRGVLLLPMTAGSIVMAYNLPGVEGLKLSREAYIGIFLGTITRWNDAKIAADNPDLKLPDEEITVVHRADGSGTTGVFTKFLSAVSPEWKKSIGEGKAVQWPTKKGKFLGGRGNEGVTALIQQNQGSIGYIEYGFAKNNNLPMAALQNQAGKFVAPDETNAAATLANVELPENLRAFIIDPPGENSYPIVTYSWMLVYKKYDNPQKALAMEAMIEFGLNQGQEQSAALGYIPLPKNVRERVAAAADVIYPDYTIKVD comes from the coding sequence ATGCCCAACAAAAACAGAACTCATTTACTAACAGCCTTATCCCTAGCGACTTTAACAGCGACTTTAACCGCTTGTGGTGGCGGCGATACGGCGGGAACCAGCGGAGAGGGAAGCAATAGAATCGCCCAAGTTCCTCTGCAAGGAGAGGTCGCCCTCAATGGCGCAGGTGCTTCTTTTCCTGCACCCCTATATCAAAACTGGTTTGTCACCATCAATCAACTATTTTCTAAACTGCTAATTAACTATCAATCTACCGGTAGCGGGGCAGGAGTCGAACAATTTATTCAAGGTACGATCGATTTTGGCGCTTCCGATGTGGCCATGAGTGACGAGGATATGGCCAGAGTTAGCCGCGGGGTGTTACTGCTACCGATGACGGCGGGAAGCATCGTTATGGCTTATAATTTGCCCGGAGTAGAAGGGCTGAAACTAAGTAGAGAAGCATATATAGGCATCTTTTTAGGCACGATTACCCGTTGGAACGATGCCAAAATTGCCGCCGATAACCCCGATTTAAAACTACCCGATGAAGAAATTACCGTAGTTCACCGGGCAGACGGTAGCGGGACAACGGGAGTTTTTACCAAGTTTTTAAGCGCCGTTAGTCCCGAATGGAAAAAAAGCATCGGGGAAGGAAAAGCCGTACAATGGCCGACCAAAAAAGGTAAATTTCTCGGTGGTAGGGGCAATGAGGGTGTAACTGCCCTAATTCAACAAAATCAAGGCTCGATCGGCTATATTGAGTACGGTTTCGCTAAAAATAATAACCTGCCCATGGCCGCTCTACAAAACCAGGCGGGTAAATTTGTCGCCCCCGATGAAACCAACGCCGCCGCTACCCTCGCTAACGTCGAACTGCCTGAAAATTTACGCGCTTTTATCATCGATCCGCCGGGGGAAAATTCCTACCCCATTGTCACTTATAGTTGGATGTTAGTTTATAAAAAATACGACAATCCCCAAAAAGCTTTAGCTATGGAGGCGATGATCGAATTTGGACTCAATCAGGGACAGGAACAGTCCGCCGCCCTTGGTTACATTCCCCTGCCGAAAAATGTCCGCGAACGAGTAGCCGCTGCCGCCGATGTCATCTATCCTGATTACACGATCAAGGTGGATTAG
- a CDS encoding S26 family signal peptidase: MGDNRNHSFDSHTWVFLPESHILGQVYSVFQSAEVQKLWVLGKRQEAKVKREEKYVYLTSLGNAI, encoded by the coding sequence TTGGGAGATAATCGTAACCATAGTTTTGATTCCCATACTTGGGTTTTTTTGCCCGAAAGTCATATCCTTGGTCAAGTCTATAGCGTTTTTCAGTCTGCTGAGGTACAAAAGTTATGGGTTTTAGGCAAAAGGCAAGAGGCAAAAGTCAAAAGGGAAGAAAAATATGTGTACCTCACTAGCTTAGGAAACGCTATATAA
- a CDS encoding NAD(P)H-quinone oxidoreductase subunit N — MALLTTGKPFIRDLEQYGALGVYAPLEGGYEGRYQRRLRATGYNVLHITARGLGDLSAYLTGIHGVRPPHLGKKNIGREAAVGPVYFIPPIATYQLENLPPKSKGLVIWIIESFVLSSEEKQYLINLSQQEPRLKFVLELGGERYFRWQPLSKSLVAA, encoded by the coding sequence ATGGCACTACTGACCACAGGAAAACCATTTATTCGCGATCTGGAACAATACGGTGCTTTAGGTGTTTACGCACCCTTAGAAGGAGGTTACGAGGGACGCTATCAAAGACGTTTACGGGCCACTGGTTACAATGTCCTACATATCACCGCTAGAGGTCTGGGCGATTTAAGTGCCTATCTTACCGGCATTCATGGAGTCCGTCCCCCCCATTTAGGTAAAAAAAATATTGGTCGGGAAGCAGCCGTGGGACCAGTTTATTTTATTCCTCCCATTGCTACCTATCAATTGGAAAATTTACCACCCAAATCTAAAGGTTTAGTGATTTGGATTATTGAAAGTTTTGTTTTATCCTCGGAAGAAAAACAATACTTAATTAATCTTAGTCAACAGGAACCCCGGTTAAAATTTGTCCTCGAGTTGGGTGGGGAAAGATATTTCCGTTGGCAACCTTTGAGCAAATCTTTAGTCGCTGCCTAG
- a CDS encoding ABC transporter permease, whose amino-acid sequence MTPVKLPIAPFLKPNLTTKLLGVGLLLTIIFILIALFSPLLQAIGLIQDPTDILSNYPLQAPSSGHWFGTNVRGYDVFSRTLFGARAALSVVFLATGLSLVIGVPLGLISGYLGGKIDRVLLFLMDTLYTLPGLLLSVALAFVLGRGILNVAIAVSIAYIPQYFRVVRNQTASVKNELFIEAARAIGASPGRILSKYLFFNVIQSVPVLFTLNAADAILVLGGLGFLGLGLPEEVPEWGHDLKEALADLSTGIWWTTLFPGLAMTTMVVGLSLLGEGLSEIFNPLSRKR is encoded by the coding sequence ATGACTCCTGTTAAATTGCCGATCGCTCCTTTTCTGAAACCCAACCTAACTACTAAGCTCCTAGGGGTTGGGTTGCTATTGACAATTATTTTTATCCTGATTGCCCTGTTTTCGCCCCTTCTGCAAGCGATCGGCCTGATTCAGGATCCAACCGACATTTTAAGCAATTATCCCCTACAAGCCCCCAGTTCTGGGCATTGGTTCGGGACGAATGTGCGCGGTTATGATGTCTTTTCCCGCACCCTATTCGGGGCCCGGGCGGCCTTGTCCGTGGTATTTTTGGCCACAGGATTATCTTTAGTCATCGGGGTTCCTTTAGGGTTAATTAGCGGTTATTTGGGGGGTAAGATCGATCGCGTTCTCCTCTTCCTCATGGATACCCTCTACACTTTGCCGGGGTTATTATTATCGGTGGCTCTGGCCTTCGTTTTGGGTCGTGGTATCCTCAATGTCGCCATCGCTGTTAGCATTGCCTATATTCCCCAATATTTTCGCGTGGTCAGAAATCAAACCGCCAGCGTAAAAAATGAGTTATTTATCGAAGCGGCACGAGCGATCGGTGCTAGTCCGGGTCGTATATTATCAAAATATCTTTTCTTTAATGTCATCCAGAGTGTCCCGGTTCTTTTTACCCTCAACGCGGCGGATGCGATCCTGGTTTTAGGCGGTTTAGGCTTTTTAGGCTTAGGATTACCAGAAGAAGTGCCGGAATGGGGTCATGATCTCAAGGAAGCTTTGGCGGATTTATCTACAGGCATCTGGTGGACCACTTTATTCCCCGGATTAGCAATGACCACGATGGTGGTGGGTTTATCCCTCTTGGGAGAGGGGTTAAGTGAAATTTTTAACCCTCTGAGTCGTAAACGCTAA
- a CDS encoding ferredoxin--nitrite reductase yields MVQAPEKDGTTLNKFEKFKAEKDGLAIKDELEHFAQIGWEAMDKTDLEHRLKWVGVFYRPVTPGKFMMRLRVPNGIISSEQMRVLGEIVQRYGDDGNADITTRQNLQLRGIRIEDIPDIFQRLKSVGMTSVQSGMDNVRNITGSPMAGLDADELIDTRELVQKVQDMITNYGQGNYQFTNLPRKFNIAIEGGRDNSVHAEINDIAFVPAYKEGELGFNVVVGGFFSAKRCEAAIPMNVWVRPNQEVVDLCRGILEVYRDNGLRANRQKSRLMWLIDEWGIEEFRTRVANQLGYPLATAAEKDAIDWEKRDHLGVFPQKQEGLSYIGLCVPVGRLFADDMFDLARIAEVYGSGELRLTVEQNVIIPNIAAENMPTLLTEPLLAKFTPNPTPLQRALVSCTGAQFCNFALIETKNKAVDLISQLDAELNIPRGVRIHWTGCPNSCGQPQVADIGLMGTKARKDGKTVEGVDLYMGGKVGKDAHLGSCVQKGIPCEDLKSVLTSILIEQFGATPKG; encoded by the coding sequence GTGGTACAAGCACCTGAAAAAGATGGAACAACTCTCAATAAATTCGAGAAATTTAAAGCCGAAAAAGACGGATTAGCCATTAAAGATGAACTGGAGCATTTTGCCCAAATCGGTTGGGAAGCGATGGATAAAACCGATTTAGAACATCGCTTAAAATGGGTGGGGGTTTTTTATCGTCCCGTCACCCCGGGTAAATTCATGATGCGTTTACGGGTTCCTAACGGCATTATTAGCAGTGAGCAAATGCGCGTTTTAGGGGAAATCGTGCAGCGTTACGGTGATGATGGCAATGCCGATATTACTACTCGTCAAAACCTACAATTACGCGGTATTCGTATCGAAGATATTCCTGATATTTTCCAACGACTAAAATCCGTGGGTATGACTTCGGTACAATCGGGCATGGATAATGTCAGAAATATTACCGGTTCACCCATGGCGGGACTAGACGCGGATGAATTAATTGACACCAGGGAATTAGTCCAAAAAGTCCAAGATATGATTACCAACTACGGTCAAGGTAATTATCAATTTACCAATCTGCCCCGCAAATTTAATATTGCCATCGAGGGGGGCCGGGATAACTCGGTTCATGCGGAAATTAACGATATTGCCTTTGTTCCTGCTTATAAAGAGGGAGAATTAGGCTTTAATGTTGTGGTAGGTGGCTTTTTCTCGGCTAAACGCTGTGAAGCGGCAATTCCCATGAATGTTTGGGTGAGACCGAATCAGGAGGTGGTGGATTTATGCCGAGGAATTTTGGAGGTTTACCGCGATAACGGATTGCGGGCCAATCGTCAAAAATCCCGTTTAATGTGGTTAATTGATGAGTGGGGAATTGAGGAATTCCGCACCCGGGTGGCCAATCAGTTAGGTTATCCCTTGGCAACGGCAGCGGAAAAAGACGCAATCGACTGGGAAAAACGGGATCATTTAGGAGTTTTTCCCCAAAAACAGGAGGGATTGAGCTATATCGGTCTTTGTGTTCCCGTTGGTCGTCTATTTGCCGATGATATGTTCGATTTGGCCCGGATTGCCGAAGTGTATGGCAGCGGAGAATTGCGTTTAACCGTGGAACAAAACGTGATTATTCCCAATATAGCGGCTGAAAATATGCCAACTCTTTTAACCGAGCCTTTACTGGCTAAGTTTACCCCCAATCCCACTCCTTTACAACGAGCGCTCGTTTCCTGTACGGGGGCGCAATTCTGCAATTTTGCCCTGATTGAAACCAAAAATAAGGCTGTGGACTTGATTAGTCAGTTAGATGCCGAATTAAATATCCCCCGGGGTGTGCGGATTCATTGGACCGGTTGCCCTAACTCCTGCGGACAACCCCAAGTGGCCGATATCGGTTTGATGGGGACAAAAGCACGCAAAGACGGCAAAACCGTGGAAGGAGTTGACCTCTACATGGGGGGTAAAGTGGGTAAAGATGCCCACCTGGGCAGCTGTGTACAAAAAGGGATTCCCTGTGAGGATCTAAAATCCGTGTTAACTTCTATCCTCATCGAACAATTTGGGGCGACACCGAAAGGTTAA
- the trpD gene encoding anthranilate phosphoribosyltransferase, with protein MTTPDWPNLLQQLLDQKSLSLNQAEELMTGWLNGQIPEVLSGAILAALQAKGVSAAELAGMATVLRQQSRLEDPKPHTTPVIDTCGTGGDGASTFNISTAVAFVAAAGGAKVAKHGNRSASSKVGSADVLEYLGVNLSAPGEKVAAALDGVGVTFLFAPGWHPALKSVANLRKTLKVRTVFNLLGPLVNPLRPTGQVIGVYDRQFLTPMATALAQMGTPKAIIVHGREKLDEVGLGDLTDMALLNNGEVISAAIDPLSIAIPRASLNALKGGEVPENAEILKNVLQGGGTPAQRDAVAINASLALQVAEKVTFGDHAAGFALARDILASGLAWQKLEELVKFLA; from the coding sequence ATGACCACTCCAGACTGGCCAAACCTACTGCAGCAACTACTCGATCAAAAATCCCTTTCCCTTAACCAAGCTGAAGAATTAATGACCGGATGGTTAAACGGCCAGATTCCGGAAGTTTTATCGGGGGCGATTTTAGCGGCTTTGCAAGCAAAAGGAGTCTCGGCCGCCGAATTAGCGGGAATGGCCACAGTTTTACGGCAACAATCTCGCTTAGAAGACCCTAAACCCCATACTACTCCCGTTATCGATACCTGTGGCACCGGCGGTGACGGGGCCTCAACCTTTAATATTTCCACTGCCGTGGCTTTTGTGGCGGCCGCTGGGGGCGCAAAAGTGGCTAAACACGGCAATCGCTCTGCCTCCAGTAAAGTCGGTTCGGCCGATGTTCTAGAATATCTTGGGGTTAATTTAAGCGCCCCTGGCGAGAAGGTGGCGGCGGCTTTAGATGGGGTGGGAGTGACCTTTCTTTTTGCCCCCGGTTGGCATCCAGCCCTGAAAAGTGTGGCTAATCTCCGCAAAACCCTGAAAGTTCGCACGGTTTTTAATCTTCTGGGCCCTCTAGTTAATCCTCTGCGTCCCACAGGTCAAGTTATCGGGGTTTATGACCGGCAATTTCTCACCCCCATGGCCACAGCTTTGGCACAAATGGGAACCCCCAAGGCGATTATTGTTCACGGCCGGGAAAAACTCGACGAGGTGGGGTTAGGAGATCTGACCGATATGGCTTTATTAAATAATGGCGAGGTGATTTCTGCGGCGATCGATCCCCTGTCAATTGCTATCCCCAGAGCCAGTTTAAATGCCCTTAAAGGCGGGGAAGTGCCAGAAAATGCCGAAATCCTCAAAAATGTCCTGCAAGGGGGGGGAACGCCCGCTCAACGGGATGCTGTGGCGATTAATGCCTCTCTTGCCCTACAGGTGGCAGAAAAGGTCACTTTTGGCGACCATGCTGCCGGTTTCGCCCTCGCTCGCGACATTTTAGCCAGTGGGTTAGCTTGGCAAAAATTAGAGGAGTTGGTTAAGTTTCTCGCCTAG
- a CDS encoding DUF1818 family protein codes for MEKILKYGSGWRLGWNPTAAVYKGLIGGDDWAMELTEAEWQDLRRLLSQLTATMAAMATELMDEESIACEAESELLWLEAAGFPDHYSLRFILYQGRGCEGNWSATALPELLAAWDNLLYNF; via the coding sequence ATGGAAAAAATTCTCAAATATGGTTCGGGTTGGCGACTGGGTTGGAATCCTACGGCAGCCGTTTATAAAGGATTAATTGGTGGCGATGATTGGGCGATGGAATTAACCGAGGCTGAGTGGCAAGATTTGCGTCGGTTACTATCACAATTGACCGCAACTATGGCAGCCATGGCCACAGAATTAATGGATGAAGAAAGTATTGCTTGTGAAGCGGAAAGCGAGCTTTTATGGTTAGAAGCGGCAGGATTTCCCGATCATTATTCCCTGCGATTTATTCTCTATCAAGGTCGCGGTTGTGAGGGCAATTGGTCGGCCACTGCCCTGCCAGAGTTGCTCGCCGCTTGGGACAATTTGCTTTACAATTTTTAA
- a CDS encoding carbohydrate kinase family protein, whose amino-acid sequence MLNNQRSSPVSVICLGEILYDLIADQSDRAIEQVTSWTTYAGGAPANVACGLRKLGINSAFIGCVGKDQPGEQLIALLDALGVDTTGVQYHATLPTREVYVTRDAGGDRHFAGFGGRKTTDFADTALNADLLPENMFKNADYLVMGTLGLAYPLSRRAMQRALELAKIYAVKVLVDINWRPVFWPNLEAAPDRIRDFIVRADLLKCSEEEAAWLFGTDTPVRISSQYPNLEAILVTGGAKGCKYHLGENSGTVEAFPGEVVDTTGAGDGFVAGFLARAALGGDQIGENADLARKAVIYACAVGAMVTRGAGAIASQPTRQQLEEFLAAFES is encoded by the coding sequence ATGCTTAACAATCAAAGATCTTCGCCGGTGTCTGTCATTTGTTTAGGGGAAATCCTCTATGATCTAATTGCCGATCAAAGCGATCGCGCTATAGAGCAGGTGACTTCTTGGACAACCTATGCCGGGGGTGCGCCGGCAAACGTGGCCTGTGGATTGCGAAAATTGGGCATAAATTCGGCTTTTATCGGTTGTGTGGGCAAAGATCAACCAGGAGAACAGTTAATCGCCTTGCTAGACGCTCTCGGAGTCGATACCACTGGTGTACAGTATCATGCCACCCTACCCACCCGAGAAGTTTATGTCACCCGCGATGCTGGGGGAGACAGACATTTTGCGGGTTTTGGCGGCAGAAAAACGACGGATTTTGCCGACACTGCCCTTAATGCTGACCTATTACCCGAAAATATGTTTAAAAATGCCGATTATCTCGTGATGGGAACCCTAGGGTTAGCCTATCCCCTTTCCCGCCGCGCAATGCAACGCGCCCTCGAATTAGCTAAAATTTACGCGGTGAAAGTATTGGTCGATATCAACTGGCGGCCGGTTTTTTGGCCTAATCTTGAGGCCGCTCCCGATCGAATTCGAGATTTTATCGTCCGGGCCGATTTGCTCAAATGTAGCGAGGAAGAAGCAGCATGGTTATTTGGCACTGATACCCCCGTCAGAATATCATCACAATACCCCAATTTAGAGGCAATTCTGGTTACTGGCGGCGCAAAAGGTTGTAAATATCATTTAGGCGAAAATAGCGGCACTGTCGAGGCTTTTCCCGGGGAGGTAGTGGATACAACCGGGGCGGGGGATGGCTTTGTGGCTGGTTTTTTAGCTCGTGCCGCTCTTGGAGGCGATCAAATCGGGGAAAATGCCGATTTAGCGCGTAAGGCGGTGATTTATGCCTGTGCGGTGGGGGCAATGGTGACAAGGGGGGCAGGAGCGATCGCATCCCAACCGACTCGGCAGCAGTTGGAGGAGTTTCTAGCGGCCTTTGAATCCTAG
- a CDS encoding YheT family hydrolase, translating to MIAHPRTKTDNLTYTPPPLLKNGFAMTLYVSLKARETWQNTIAIPEPVYQETIFTGANAVPIYAIVSIPPQAKGTIIGTYGITGDLDNQWFLRILGRKAVARNYAVVLFDWRAHGKTAELSPTLTSDGIYEGLDFIHIAAQAQKMGCPAPFWFTGYSLGGQLALWGIKSADNQEDIGIDPVDIGGGAVICPNLDSNRSLSYLVQDPWGKHLEKAIARELRKLAKRIHKAHPDHIDPEAITRATTIAGFDRELVIKKLGFETVYDYYAASSPLPFQPYLTKPTFILYAADDPLFSPAVIPDLQAAIADNPHVDLLLTNHGGHVGYISSLSCQRQWGDSDRWWAWNRVLDWFDQKTGK from the coding sequence ATGATTGCCCATCCGAGGACGAAGACCGATAATCTCACCTACACTCCGCCCCCATTGCTGAAAAACGGTTTTGCCATGACTCTCTATGTGTCCCTCAAAGCGCGAGAAACCTGGCAAAATACGATCGCTATTCCCGAACCAGTCTATCAAGAAACCATTTTCACCGGGGCCAATGCCGTCCCTATCTACGCGATTGTTTCCATTCCCCCGCAAGCAAAAGGAACAATTATCGGGACCTACGGCATCACGGGAGACTTAGATAATCAATGGTTTTTAAGGATTTTAGGCAGAAAAGCCGTAGCAAGAAACTACGCAGTCGTCCTCTTCGATTGGCGGGCCCACGGGAAGACAGCCGAATTATCCCCGACTCTCACCTCCGATGGCATCTATGAAGGGCTAGATTTCATTCATATTGCCGCCCAAGCTCAAAAAATGGGCTGTCCTGCCCCTTTTTGGTTCACAGGTTACTCTCTGGGGGGACAATTGGCCCTCTGGGGAATTAAATCGGCAGATAATCAGGAAGATATAGGGATAGATCCCGTCGATATCGGTGGTGGTGCGGTAATTTGCCCTAATTTAGATTCTAATCGTTCTTTATCCTATCTCGTCCAGGATCCCTGGGGGAAACATTTGGAAAAAGCGATCGCCAGGGAATTACGCAAGTTAGCCAAACGCATCCATAAGGCTCATCCCGATCATATCGATCCCGAAGCAATTACTCGCGCCACCACGATTGCAGGATTCGATCGAGAATTAGTGATTAAAAAGCTAGGATTTGAGACAGTCTATGACTATTATGCCGCTAGTAGTCCCTTGCCCTTTCAACCCTATTTAACTAAACCCACTTTTATCCTCTATGCGGCCGATGATCCCCTCTTTTCCCCCGCAGTTATTCCCGATCTGCAAGCAGCGATCGCCGATAATCCCCATGTGGATCTACTCTTAACCAACCATGGCGGTCATGTGGGTTATATCAGCAGTTTATCCTGTCAGCGTCAGTGGGGCGATAGCGATCGCTGGTGGGCATGGAATCGGGTTTTAGACTGGTTTGACCAAAAAACTGGCAAATAA
- a CDS encoding GIY-YIG nuclease family protein gives MNEPDTFANLEQLEYIPYLDTTGNICADFQGKIGVYAIFDRDQVLEFVGYSRDIYLSLKQHLARQPQACYWLKIQLIERPNRTILESIKQAWLRETQAVIGNEKLWTEPIDAKLSMTETEKEIFQSADEVGKIKLLKQVSRRVENDILSTLEKRGVQMEIRFNPKLKEQGLLDLK, from the coding sequence ATGAATGAGCCTGATACTTTTGCTAATCTCGAACAATTAGAATATATTCCCTACCTAGATACCACGGGTAATATCTGTGCTGATTTCCAGGGAAAAATCGGGGTTTATGCCATTTTTGATCGAGATCAAGTCCTAGAGTTTGTCGGCTATTCTCGTGATATTTATCTCAGTTTAAAACAACATCTTGCCCGACAGCCCCAAGCTTGTTATTGGCTAAAAATACAGTTGATTGAGCGTCCTAATCGGACTATTCTCGAATCGATTAAACAAGCTTGGCTAAGAGAAACTCAGGCAGTAATCGGCAATGAAAAACTCTGGACAGAACCAATTGATGCTAAATTATCCATGACTGAGACAGAAAAAGAAATTTTTCAAAGTGCTGACGAAGTAGGGAAAATCAAGTTATTAAAACAGGTATCCAGACGAGTAGAAAACGATATTTTATCAACCCTAGAAAAACGGGGAGTACAGATGGAAATTCGTTTTAATCCCAAGTTAAAAGAACAAGGTTTGCTCGATTTAAAGTAA